A genomic stretch from Petrimonas mucosa includes:
- a CDS encoding ATP-dependent nuclease → MQLLFETFRDKINSFIESEKSKIVSDKNYSQSDIIQIKNSFEQFLETNYKRKVNINAFFTDNFFKEVKKVIKAFDDNGIKITTECIDIIKDNLPTFVYYSDYGNLDSEIYLPHVIDNFNRTDLGEKERAKARSLKVLFEFVKLSPEQILELGKEALPIRVIEHTTDHYGRKTKTGEHIEEAKDKDIEEESRNKKERGILLQSASTTLTQDFASWWKQGKYIFDFQADGNHFRIWVSDDKRPERIELEGRSKGLQWFFSFFLVFLVESKDSHSNCILLLDEPGISLHPVAQMDLIAFFNSLANENQLIYTTHSPFLVSTNNLSGVHAMYIGDNGESVVSSDLRANKKISEKSIYPIHAAIGITVSDTLLIGCQPVLVEGVSDQIYLQQIKKYVLAEGKYKNDKEVVFIPTGGVKGMSPVVKILLGREDNLPYVIMDSDKPGKDKIKQLHNGLYAEEKEKVIPVSEFIGEGEFEIEDLMPLDELARIFAKQYRRVNSEDEFDYLYDKNAPIVNQMEAFAKNNGYTLTEGWKVDLAKEFQRNFERIVTRCGDDVKERWLKLIEKVTS, encoded by the coding sequence ATGCAACTTTTATTTGAGACTTTTAGGGATAAAATTAATAGTTTTATTGAATCGGAGAAAAGTAAAATTGTTTCAGATAAAAATTATTCACAATCTGATATTATTCAGATTAAAAACTCCTTTGAGCAGTTTTTGGAAACTAACTATAAAAGGAAGGTAAACATAAACGCTTTCTTCACCGATAATTTCTTTAAAGAAGTAAAAAAGGTAATAAAGGCGTTTGATGATAACGGAATTAAAATTACCACAGAATGTATTGATATCATAAAAGACAATCTTCCCACATTTGTTTATTATTCTGACTATGGTAATCTGGATTCTGAAATTTATTTACCACATGTAATTGATAATTTTAACCGAACAGATTTAGGAGAAAAAGAAAGAGCTAAAGCGAGAAGTTTAAAAGTGCTATTTGAGTTCGTAAAGCTATCTCCCGAACAAATATTAGAACTAGGAAAAGAAGCTTTGCCAATTAGAGTTATTGAACATACAACAGATCACTACGGACGAAAAACCAAGACAGGAGAACACATTGAGGAGGCAAAAGATAAAGATATTGAAGAAGAGAGCAGAAATAAAAAAGAAAGAGGAATTCTTTTGCAGTCTGCATCCACAACTCTAACCCAAGATTTTGCTTCATGGTGGAAGCAAGGAAAATACATTTTTGATTTTCAGGCCGATGGAAATCATTTTAGAATATGGGTAAGCGATGATAAACGACCTGAAAGAATTGAGTTGGAAGGAAGAAGCAAAGGTTTACAATGGTTCTTTAGCTTCTTTTTGGTCTTTTTGGTAGAAAGTAAAGATTCTCATTCCAACTGTATATTGTTATTGGATGAACCTGGTATTTCGTTACACCCAGTTGCTCAGATGGATTTAATAGCTTTTTTCAATTCATTGGCGAATGAAAACCAACTGATTTATACAACACACTCACCGTTTTTAGTAAGTACCAATAATTTGAGTGGCGTTCACGCTATGTATATTGGGGACAATGGGGAATCTGTTGTGTCAAGCGATTTAAGAGCCAACAAGAAAATTTCGGAAAAATCTATATATCCGATACATGCTGCAATTGGAATTACTGTGTCTGACACTTTACTCATTGGTTGTCAGCCTGTTTTAGTGGAAGGGGTTTCAGATCAAATATATCTTCAGCAAATCAAAAAATATGTATTGGCAGAAGGAAAATATAAAAATGATAAAGAAGTTGTATTTATCCCTACAGGAGGAGTAAAAGGGATGTCACCAGTCGTTAAAATTCTGTTAGGTAGAGAAGACAATTTGCCTTATGTCATTATGGATTCCGATAAACCTGGTAAAGATAAGATCAAACAATTGCATAACGGCTTATATGCAGAGGAAAAAGAAAAAGTGATTCCTGTTTCGGAATTTATCGGAGAGGGAGAATTTGAAATAGAGGACTTAATGCCATTAGATGAATTAGCAAGGATATTTGCCAAGCAATATCGCAGGGTAAATAGTGAAGATGAATTTGACTATTTGTATGATAAAAATGCACCGATCGTTAATCAGATGGAGGCGTTTGCAAAAAATAATGGTTATACACTCACTGAAGGTTGGAAGGTAGATTTGGCAAAAGAATTTCAGAGAAATTTTGAGAGAATTGTTACCCGATGTGGAGATGATGTTAAAGAAAGATGGCTCAAACTTATTGAAAAGGTTACTTCATGA
- a CDS encoding DUF2188 domain-containing protein, with product MPRKERHVVPNSEKGGWDSKRENAERASKHFDTKKEAMDWSREKAKQEKSELIPHGKDGKIQNPNSYGKDPNPPKDKKR from the coding sequence ATGCCACGTAAAGAAAGACATGTAGTTCCAAACTCCGAAAAAGGTGGTTGGGATTCAAAAAGAGAAAATGCAGAAAGAGCTTCCAAGCATTTTGACACCAAAAAGGAAGCAATGGATTGGAGCCGTGAAAAAGCAAAACAGGAAAAATCTGAATTGATACCACATGGAAAAGACGGAAAGATTCAGAACCCAAACAGTTATGGGAAAGACCCTAATCCGCCAAAGGATAAAAAAAGATAA